The genomic interval GAGAACGAGCCCGTGTTCACCGACTCGAGGCCCACCCCCGAGGCCACCGGGTTCAGCGACGCCGAGATCGCGCCGGTTTCGCCCGGAAGGCGCATGGGCGTGGCCGTGGAGGTCATCTGGTCGGTGCCGATGCCGGTGATGGTGATCTCGTACACCCCCAGCACGCGCGGCGTCTTGGGGCCGCCCGTGTCGGGAGGAGTGGTGCCCGTGAGCGTGCGGTCCTGCGTGCAGGCCGCCGCGGCGAACGCCACCAGGACGAACGCGGCACGGATCGAGGCGAAGCGCATGGGGTTTACCATCGGTTGCGGGTGTGCTCTCCGAGCACCACGAGCGACAGCGCAGAAGCGCCGGTCAGAAGGAGAGAGGCGAGAACCAGAGGCGGGCGGCAGCGGCGTACGCTACCGCCCGCTGAAGCAGCGCGTCAGGGGCCGACCGGAACGCTTACGGTCAGCGTGACCAGCGTGAGGCCACCCAGGTCCTCGACCGAGGGCCGCACGAACGGCTTGCGAGCCTGCGCCGGGGCGCGCTGTACGACGGGTGCATGGGCGTGCTGTTCGGGCATCTCAGCTCACAACGAAGGAAGTGAATACTGTACTGCGCGAACGGAGTCCAACGGGCGGGGCACAAGTCCAACTCCAACATTAGGAACAGATTGGGCCGCGGTCAAGCTCGGGTGCACCTGCGGGCGCCCCTTTGCGACTTCGCACGACGTCAGGAGACGCCGAACACCGGGGAAAGCGCCATCTGCAACGTTTTCACGTTGCAGTAGCTGTCGCGGCCGAGCCGCAGGTCGAACGCCGGGAGGCGTGCGGCGGCCTGGAGCAGGCCCAGCAGCGGACCCGCCGCGCCGGCGTCGGCGAGCAGCCAGGGCGTGTGCCGCAGGAGTTGGGCCAGCGCGGCGGCCGGGTGCAGCGGCTCGACCGCCGTGGGCAGATCCGCCTCGACCCGCGGGAAGATGAGCCCGGCCAGCGGGGCGGTGCGGCGCCACCGCCCCGGGCCGAACCCCTCCGGGTCCACCCGCGAGCGGACGCCGGCCGAGCTTCCCGCCGCGTATCCGTGGTCCAGGTTGAAGCGGCGCGGCCACCCCTCGGCGCGGAGGGCGCCGCCGGGGGCGTGCTGCAGCACCACGTGGTCGTCGGAGAGCCAGTCCCACCCGGCGCGGATGAGGTTCACGCAGGTGGTGGTCTTGCCGCTGAAGCTCCCGCCGGCCAGCAGCCAGGCGCCGCCTCCCCGGGCGACCACCGCGGCGCCGTGCACCAGCGGGCGGCCCAGGCGCCCCAGCAGGAGCGCCGCAGCGATGGTCAGCGCGGAGGAAACCTCCACGATCGCCGGTGCCTCGCCGCGGGCATCGATGTGGAGGGTGGCGCGGCCGGCGGCGAGCTCCACGCGCCCCCCGATTCGCCCCTCCGCCCCGGCGATCACGACTTCGCCGTCCAGCACCCATCCCCCCACCCCCCACATCTCCATGTTGGGCTCGCCGCCGGGGCGGGCCACCTCCGGCTCTCCGGCCTCCACGCGGATCAGCGCGGCGGCGGAGGCGGCGGAGACGAGCGGGCGGTCCAGCCGCGGCATCCACGGCTCCGCCAGCTCGCGCAGGCCGGGATCGGCGACGATGGCGAGCGAGCCGTCTTCCAGCAGCGCCTGGGCCGCGGCGGGCGGAGCGTCGGGGGGGAGCGTGGCCGTCATCGGGCTGGGGTGCCGGCGGGATGGAGATCGGTGGGCCCCGGCGCGAGGGCATCCGGAGCGAGGGAAAGGTCGCCGGGGTCGCAGCGCGCGGCCCACCGGTCGAAGACGATCTTCGGCGCGCCCGCGGCGGCGGCCGCTTCGGCGGCGGCGAGCGCGGCGGGGTCGGTCACCGCGCGGCAGAGCGGGTGCCGCTCGTGCTGGGGCGTTCCCGCGGGGAGGGGCCCCGCCGCCGCGGCCGCCGCGATCTCCGCCGCCATCTCCACCCACAGCGCGCCGGCCGCGCGGCGGAGGTCGCCCAGCGTCTCGCCGCCCGCGAGGCGGACCAGGCGGCGGGAGATGATGGGCCCGGTGTCGATCCCCGCATCCACCCGGTGCGCGGTGCAGCCGGGCGGCACCGCGCGGAGGACGGAGTTCTCCACCGGGCCGTTCCCGCGGATCCACGGGAGGAGCGCGGGATGGACGTTCACCGTTCCTTCACGCGGAACCGCGAGGATCTCGTCGCCCACCACGCCGCAGCCGGCGAGGAGGAGGACGTCGGGCGCCAGGGAGCGGAGGTCGCGGACCATCCGCGCCCCGTTCAGCGGTCCGGTGACGGAAACCGTCGCGGCCCCCCGGAGCTCTCGCGCCGCGCGCCACGCCCGCAGCCGGCGGCGCGCCCACCGCAGCGCGCGGCGGATCGCGCCGGGTGCGCCCGTGCGCGCGGGCCCGTCCACGTAGACGAGCACGGCCGCGGGGCGGGCGCCGCGCGCGTCCAGCCGCGCCAGCATGCGCGCGACCTGCACGCCGCCGCGCGTGACGACCACGACCCGGCGCTTCATCGACATCTCGATCCAGGGGAGCGGAGAAGCCGGGACATGGGGATCGCGCGCGGGATCAAAGGGTGGGGGGCGGGTGCGCGGAATCTGGAAATGGCCGCGGACGACGTCAACCGCGGCAGGCGGCGGGAGCGGGAGACGCGAAGCGCCGCCCGTCCACGCCCGCGGCGGCGTCAGATGGAGCCCATCTGCACCGGCTTGCGGCCCTCGGTGGCCTCGGCGCGGAGCTGGCCGCAGGCGGCGGCGATGTCACGGCCGCGGCTCTCGCGCACGGCGGCGGGAATGCCGCGCGCCTCCAGCACGTCGACGAACTCGGTCAGCCGCGCGCGCTTCGACGGCTGCCAGTCGGTCCCCGGGATGGGGTTGAAGGGGATCAGGTTCACGAACGCGTTGAACTCGCCGATGACGCCGGCCAGCTCCTCGGCCAGGCCGGGAAGGTCGGTGACGCCGTCGATCATCACGTACTCGAAGGTGATCCGCTTCCCCCCCGCCTCGTCGAACTTGCGCAGCGCGTCGAGCAGGACCGGGAGCGGATACTTCTTCTCCAGGGGGATCAGCTTCTGGCGCAGCTCGTGGTTGGGCGCGTGGAGGCTGACGGCCAGCCGGTACTGCTCCGGCATCTCCGCCATCTGCAGGATGCCGGGGACCACGCCCACGGTGGAGACGGTGATGCGGCGCGCGCCCACTCCGTAGCCGCGGTTCAGGATGGCCAGCGTGGGAAAGAGCGACTTCGGGTTCATGAGCGGCTCGCCCATCCCCATGAACACGATGTTGCTGATCTCGCCGTAGCCGTTCTCGCGCGCCCAGCGGCGGGCGCCGCGGTACTGGCTCACGATCTCGCCCGCGCCGAGCTGGCGGCGGTACCCGGCCCACCCGGTGGCGCAGAACGAGCACGCCATGGCACACCCCGCCTGCGACGAGATGCAGAGCGTCAGCCGCGAAGGGGTGGGGATGAGGACCGATTCGATCAGCTCGCCGTCCTTCAGCCGCCACAGGTGCTTGGCGGTGCCGTCCACCGAGCGCGAGAGCTTGGCCACGGCGGGCGAGGAGAGCTCGAACTTCTCCTTCAGCGCCTCGCGCTCGGCCGCGGGAAGGTCCGTCATCTCGTCGAAGCCGGACGCCAGCCGCTCGTACAGCCACTTCGCGACCTGCCCGGCCCGGTATTTGGCCTGGCCGCGCTCGGCGAAGTGCTGCTTCAGCATGGCCTCGGCGTCTTCGGGAAGAAGGCCGGCGAGGTCGGGCTTGATCGTGGCGGTGACGGTCATCGACGAAAGAAGTCCTAAGTCCTGAGTCCCAAGTCCCAAGTGATGCCGGCCGAGTGCCGCGAGACAAATCTATCACAGGCGAACGCACTCACGCACTTCCGCACTCACGCACTTCGTTTCCCCTGATTCCCCGCGGGGGCGAAACGGTTCCGGGCGTGCTTGATGCGGCACCGGGCGGGCGTTAGGTTTGCAAGGTCCGCACCGGCCACGCTCCCAGGCGTGGCCGGACCGTTTCCGGCATCCACCACGCCGCCGAACCGAAGAGTGCTGCTGACGGAGCTGCTGACCCCCGAGCGCGTGAAGGTGCCCCTTGCCGCACGGACCAAGGACGCCGTGCTGGAGGAGCTGGTGGGGGTGCTGGCGGCCGCGGGCGTGGTGGCCGACCCGGCCGCGGTGCTCCGCGCCGTGCACAGGCGCGAGGACGAGCTGACCACCGCGATCGGCGGCGGCGTGGCCATTCCCCACGGGAAGGTCGACGGCGTGGGCGAGCTGGTGGTGGCCGCCGGCGTGGCATCGGCGCCGATCGACTTCGCGGCGCTGGACGGGCAGCCGGTGCGCCTCTTCTTCCTGCTCGTCGGCCCCGAGAGCGCCGCGGGGGCGCACGTGAAGGCGCTGTCGCGCATCTCCCGGCTGGTGCGGCGCGACGACCTGCGCGAGCGGCTGAACGCGGCGGCCACGGCGGACGAGTTCATGGCCGTGGTGGCCGAGTCGGAGAGCGCGTGAAACGCATCGCCGCGCGCTGGCTTCCCGCGGCCCTGTGGGCCGCGCTGATCTTCTTCCTCTCGTCCCGGCAGACGCTGCCCGAGCCGCCGGGGCCGCTGGGGTGGGACAAGCTGCAGCACGCGCTGGGGTACGCCGCGGGCGGCTTCCTGCTCGCGCGGGCGGCGGGGGTGCGCGGGCGGGGGATGTGGATCGCCATCGCCCTGGGCCTTCTGTACGGCGCGAGCGACGAGGTGCACCAGGTGTTCGTTCCCGGCCGCAACAGCGACGTGCACGACTGGCTCGCCGACGCCACGGGCGTGCTGGCGGGCGTCTTCATCCAACGATTCTTCACTCTGCGGCGCGGCCGCGGCGGCAACGGCGCCGCGCACCGGACGGCGGAGGCTTCGGCGACATGAGCTTCGAGAACCCGACTTCGTACCGATCGTCCCTGGCCGGCTCGCTGCGCGCGGGCGACGCGGGAAACGCCGTGACGCTGGCCGGCTGGGTGCACCGCCGCCGCGACCTGGGCGGCCTGTGCTTCGTGGACCTGCGCGACCGAGAGGGGCTGGCGCAGGTGTCGTTCGACCCCGCGTGGACGCCGCCCGAGGTGCTGGAGGAGGCGCGCCGCCTGGGGCCCGAGGACGTGATCCAGGTGGAGGGGACCGTCTTCCCCCGCATCGCCGGGCAGCACAACGAGGACCTGCCCACGGGCGACGTGGAGGTGCGTGCGACGGGGCTGACGGTGCTGACGCGCGCCGAGCCGCTGCCGATCCAGGTGTTCTACGGCGCGAAGGACGAGCTTCCGTCGGAGGATCTCCGTCTCCGCTACCGCTCGCTGGACCTGCGGCGCCCGGAGCTGCAGCACGCCATCCGCATCCGCCACCAGGCGGCGGCGGCCGCGCGGCAGTTCCTGAACGCGCAGGGGTTCCTGGAGATCGAGACGCCGCTGCTGACCAAGCCCACGCCCGAGGGCGCGCGCGACTTCCTGGTCCCCAGCCGCAACTGGCCCGGCGAGTTCTACGCGCTGCCGCAGAGCCCGCAGCTGTACAAGCAGCTGCTGATGGTGAGCGGGTTCGACCGGTACTACCAGATCGCCCGCTGCCTCCGCGACGAGGACCTGCGCGCCGACCGCCAGCCCGAGTTCACGCAGATCGACATGGAGATGGCCTTCGCCGACGCGGAGGACGTGTTCCGCGTGGGCGAGGAGCTGATGGCGGCCGTCCTGCGCGAGGTGGGGGGGATCGAGATCCCCACGCCCTTCCCGCGGCTGACCTACGCCCAGGCGATGGCGCGCTACGGGAGCGACAAGCCCGACCTGCGCTTCGACCTGCCCATCGTGGACGTGACGGCTGTCTTGCAGGGGGCGGACTTCCGCCTCTTCCAGGCCACGCAGGGCACCGCGCAGCGCATCCGCGGGATCCGCGTGCCCGGCGGCGCGCGGCTGTCGCGCAAGGAGCTGGACGAGCTGCAGGAGGTGGCGAAGCGCGGGGGGGCGGCCGGCGCGCTGTGGGTGAAGCGCGGCGAGGACGGCCTCGGCGGCCAGTTCGCCAGGGCGCTGGACGACTCCGCGCGCGACGCGTTCTACTCTGCCGTGGGGATGGAGAGCGGCGACCTGTTCGTCGCGGTCGTCGGCGAGTTCCGCGTCGGTGACCCGGAGGCGGTGGGACCCGTCGTAGGTTCTACGGGCGGGAGCGCGCCGGTGGTGGAGGAGACGCACGAGGTGCGCGCGGGGCTGGAGCCGGCGCTGGACGAGCTGCGCCGCCACCTGGCCCGCAAGCTCGACCTGGTCGACACGACCAGGCAGGCGTGGCTGTGGGTGACGGAGTTCCCGCTCTTCGGGTGGGACGCGGACGCGAACCGGCTGGTGTCCGAGCACCATCCCTTCACCCGCCCGCACCCCGACGACATCCCGCTGATCCTGGAGGCGGCGCGGGAGGGGACGCCGTCGGCCGAGGCGGCGCGGGCTCTGTACCGGCGGCCGGTGCGGTCGCTGGCGTACGACGCGGTGTGGAACGGGATGGAGATGTCCAGCGGCTCGGTGCGCATCCACGAGCCGGAGCTGCAGGGGGCCATCTTCCGCACGCTGGGGATCGGGGCCGAGGAGGCGCAGACCAAGTTCGGCTTCCTGCTCGAGGCCTTCCGCTACGGCGCGCCGCCGCACGCGGGGGTGGCCTTCGGGTTCGACCGGCTGGTGATGCTGCTGGCCGGCGGGCAGAGCCTGCGCGACGTGATCGCGTTCCCCAAGACGGCCAGCGCGCGGGCGCTGTTCGAGAACGCGCCCACGCCGGTGGCCGACGAGCAGCTCCGCGAGGTGAACATTCGCAGCGCTGCGACGTAACAATTCCTGCGACTCCGGCGAAGCAACCGAAGCGGGCGGGGCACCGGCGCAGGGCCGGGCCTCGCCCCGTGGCTTTTGGCACGGTGCTGGCCTGAGGGCAGGGTAGAGGGGACAGGGGACAGGGAAGGGCGGAGGCGAGGGCTTCGGCGCGCCGGTCCGGCATCGCGCCCTCTCCGGCCGGCTCAGGCCGTCCACCTCTCCCGTACCGGGAGAGGTAGCTGGGCGGGCATTCCGGCACGCCGGAGCCATCTTCGTGAGCCATGCTCCGCAGGGCGCGTGGATGCTGAGGGAGCACCCCCTCGCCCGGAACGGGAGAGGGCGAGCGCTCCAAGGCGCGGGGAGAGGGCAGGTGCGGGCGCGCACCGCCGTAAGTCTCCCTGCTTTGTTGATTGGTGAATCGGCTAGAACGAGGACTTGAGATAGATGCCTGACCAGGCCGTGCAGCACCGGATTCCCGTGGAGGGCGCCGATCCGCTGGCGCTCAGCGGGGTGAACGACCAGAACCTGACGGAGCTCGGCCGCCTGGCCGGCCTCCGCGTTTTCCTGCGCGACGACCACCTCCTGCTCAGCGGGCCGCTGGAGGGGGTGGAGCGCGCCGTGCCCGTGGCGCAGCACATGATCGAGCTGGCGCGCCGCGGCGTGCCCGTGGGCACCGACGACGTCCACCGCCTGTTCGACACCGCCCGGCAGGACGGCGGCGGCGGGCTGGAGCGCCTGGCCGACGCCGGCCGCGTGGTCGTTCCCGGGCCCAAGAAGACCATCAGCGCCAAGAGCGAGGGGCAGGCGAAGTACCTCGCGGCCATCGAGGACAACGACATCGTGGTCGGCATCGGCCCCGCGGGGACGGGGAAGACGTATCTCGCCGTCGCCATGGCGGTGGACGCGCTGTTCAAGAAGCGGGTGAAGCGCATCATCCTGGCGCGTCCCGCGGTGGAGGCCGGCGAGAACCTGGGCTTCCTCCCGGGCGACCTGCAGGAGAAGATCGACCCCTATCTCCGCCCGCTGTACGACGCCCTGGAGGACATGATCCCCCACGACCGGCTGCGGAGAGCGATGGAGAGCCGGGCGATCGAGATCGCCCCGCTGGCCTACATGCGCGGGCGCACGCTGCAGGACGCGTTCGTGATCCTGGACGAGGCGCAGAACGCCACCAACGCGCAGATGAAGATGTTCCTCACGCGCCTGGGGCTGAACAGCAAGGCGGTGATCACGGGCGACAAGACGCAGATCGACCTGCCGCGCCGCGAGGACAGCGGGCTGCTGGAGATCGAGCAGGTGCTGAAGGGGATCCCCGGGATCGCGTTCGCCTACATGAAGGGCACCGACGTGATCCGGCACCGGCTGGTGAAGGAGATCATCAAGGCGTACGCGGCCCACAGCGGCCACGAGCCGGAGGCCGGCGAGGCCTGATGCCCACCGGCGAACGGCCGCCCGTAGACCGCCGCGCGGTGCCGCGCGACCCGGGGGAGCCCCACCACCCCCGGCGCCGCCGCACGCGCCTGCTGCACCACGCCACCCGCGCCGCCATCTTCCTGGCCGCGGCGGCCGCCATCTACCTGCTCTTTCCCTCGGGCGCCTCGCCGGGGCCCGTGGTCCTCGAGCGCGGCGTGGTCGCCCCGGCCGACGTCATCGCCCGCATCCCCTTCCAGATCCCCAAGACCGAGGAAGAGCTGCGCCACGAGCAGGACGAGGCGGCGCGCGGCGTTCCCCCCGTGTACGACTACGCGGCGCAGGCGGCGGACAGTCTGGCCGGCGCGATCCGCGGCTTCTTCGCGGCCGCGGCGCAGGCGGCGGCGCTGCCGGTTCCCGAGCGCGACGCGGCGGTGCGGGCGGTGCTCGCGCGCAGCGGGGTGCCCACCACGCTGGGGGGGATCGAGGTGCTCTCCGACTCGGCGCGGCGGACGGCGCTGCAGGTGGCGACGGAGCGGGCGGTGCGCGAGCAGCTTCCGCGCGGGATCGCGGCGGGGTCGCCGGGGCGGAGCGGGATCAGCGCGGTGCGGGTGCGCGGGATCGCCGGCGGCGAGCGGCTGCTGCCGGCCGACTCGCTGGTGACGGCGGACGAGTTCTTCCGCGCCGCGCAGACCTATCTCCCCGCCGACGCGGGGGCGGACGCGGCGGAATTGCAGCGGCTGCTGCTGGTGCGCTGGTTCCAGCCGTCGCTGGCGGTGAACCAGGGGGCCACCGAGGCGGCGCGGGCGCGGGCGCGCTCGGCGGTGGACCGGGTGAAGTCGCGCGTGCTGGCGGGGGAGAAGATCGTGGGCGCGCGCGAGCAGGTGGGCGAGCGCGAGGAGGAGCGGCTGCGCGCCTACCAGGCCGCGCTCTCGGCGAGCGGCGGCGGCGAGCGGGCGCGGCCCACGCCGGCGCGCGCGGCGGGATCCATCCTCTACAACCTGCTGCTGCTCTCCATCGTGGCGCTGCTGCTGCGCTACTCGCGCCTGCACCTGTACCGCGACCTGCGCTCCGTCGCCTTCGTGGCCCTGCTGGTGGTGGTCGTGGCCGCGCTGGCGGCGACGATCGCGCGGCTGGACCTGCCGCCGGAGCTCATCCCCGTCCCCTTCGCGGCGATGCTGATCGCGGTGCTGTGGGGCGGGCGGCTGGCGCTTCCCGTGGCCCTGGTGCTGGCGCTGCTGCTGGGCGGGCAGGCGCCGTTCCTGGGGGTGGCGGTGCCCTTCACGGCGGCGATCGGCGGCGCGGCGGCGGCGTTCGGGGTGCGCGTGGCCCAGCGCCGGGTGCAGACCTGGATCGTGGTGGGGATGATCGCCACGGCGTTCGCGGCGGCCGCGCTCTCCGTCGGCCTGCTGCGGGGGTGGACGCTGCACGAGATCGGCTGGTCGGCGCTCTGGGGCGCGGTGAACGCGACCGGCTCGTCGCTGCTGGCCGTGGGCTTCCTTCCCGTGGCCGAGTGGTTCACGCGGGTGACCACCAACCAGACGCTGCAGGAGCTGGCCGACCCCAAGCACCCGCTGCTGCAGCGGCTGCAGATGGAGGCGCCGGGGACGTACGCGCACACCATCTCCGTCGCGAACCTGGCCGAGGCGGTGTGCACGGCGATCGGCGCCAACGCGCTGCTGGCCCGCGTGGGCGTGTACTACCACGACATCGGCAAGGTGGTGAAGCCGCAGTACTTCATCGAGAACCAGCCGCGCGGCCGCAACCCGCACGACAAGCTGAAGCCGGCGATGAGCGCGGCCATCGTGCGCAGCCACGTGGTGGAGGGGATGAAGCTGGCCGAGCAGCACAAGCTGCCGGACGCGGTGAAGGCGTTCATCGCGCAGCACCACGGGACGCAGCCGATCTCCTTCTTCCTCCAGCAGGCGAAGGAGAGCGACCCCAACTGCCGTGTGGAGGCGCGCGACTTCGCGTACGGGGGCCCCAAGCCGCAGACGCGCGAGACGGCGGTGGTGATGATCGCCGACTCGGTGGAGAGCGCCGCGCGGGCGATGCAGGACCCGTCGCCCGAGCGGATCCGCGAGCTGGTGGAGCGGATCGTGAACGCCAAGATCGCGGCCGGGCAGCTGGACCAGAGCCCGCTGACGCTGAAGGAGATCGCGACGGCGAAGGAGGTGCTCGCCCGCGCGCTCGGCAGCATGTACCACCACCGCGTGGACTACCCCGCGGAGAAGAACGGCGGCGGCGATTCCGCTCCGCCCGCGCCGCCGGCTCCGTCCGCCGCGAGCGAGCCCGCCGCATCCGCGCGGTGAGCGGAGCCACGTCGGGTCTGCCCGGGTGCTTCCCGCATCGGTGCATGCCGGACCGTTCTCAACTGCGTCATCGGATGAGCGCGGTGCATGCCGAACCATCGTCCGTGGCCGTGGCCGCCGCGGCGACATTGGAGATTCGAGCGCATCGCGACCGCGAGCGTGAGCTAGGGATGCCGTTGCGAGATCGACACGTCGGAAATTTCCGACATGTCGAATCGGATCGCCGGGAGGGGGCGACTCCACTCCCGGGGCAGCGATCACGTCGGAGAGCACCAGCGCCGTGCCAGGACGACCACTCTCCTGATGACGCAGTTGGCGATCTTGCGGTCTCCTCGGAACCCGGGTTCGCGCGAAAAAGTGGTCGCGCGGTGTGATCGTCGCGACGGATCGGCTGGAAATCACCCCCGGGAGTGACCCGGAACTCCCGGGCGGGAAACTTCCGCGACTGCTGTACGGATACGCGATGAACGAGATCGAGGTGGAGGTCAGCGTCGGGGAAGGGGTGACGCCGCCGGTGCAGCCGGAGCGCGTGGGGGCCGCCGTGCGTCACGTGCTGGCCGCAGAAGGCCTCGCGGCGGCGGAGATCTCGGTCGCGCTGGTGGGGGACGAGGAGATCGCGACGCTGAACCAGGACTACCTGCAGCACGAGGGGCCCACGGACGTCATCTCCTTCGCGCTGCACGAGGATGGCGATCCGCCGCTGGGCGATGTCTACGTCGGCGTGGACCAGGCGGTGCGGCAGGCGGCCGAGTTCGGCGCCACTCCGGCGGAGGAGGTGCTGCGGCTGGCCATCCACGGCACGCTCCACGTCCTCGGCTACGACCATCCGATCGATGCGGGGCGCACGGAGAGCGAGATGTTCGCGCGCCAGGAGGAGCTGCTGCGCGCGTTCCTCGACGGGGCGAGGGAGTAGGCGGGCGCATCTTCATCCCCGCGATCCGATTGCATCCATCGAAGGCGAGACGTAGGGTTGTCTCGCCTTCAGCCGTAAAGGCCCGGCCGATCTCCATCTCCATCCATCTCCCGTTCCCGTAGACCCCGATGGCGGACGCACAGGACGAGCGCGCGGCGCTGGAGCCGATCCGCGCGCTCCTTGAGCGCGGCGACGAGGCCCGCGCGCACGAGCTGCTGACGGCGCTGCACCCCAGCGACCTGGCGGACCTGCTGGAGGGGCTGGACGACGACGAGCGGATGCGCGTGCTCGTGTCGCTGGCCGACCGGCCGGCGCTGGCGGCCGAGGCGCTGGCCGAGATGGAGCCCGACGAGCACCCCGAGGACTCGCTGGCCGCGCTCGGCAGCGAGCAGATGGCCGACATCATCGCCGAGCTGGCCGACGACGACGCGGCCGACATCATCGGCGACATGGACCCGGACGACCAGGTCCGCGCGCTGGCCGCGCTCCCCCGCGCCGAGGCCGGCGAGATCCGGGAGCTGATGGGGTACGACGAGGAGTCGGCGGGCGGCATCATGACCACCGAGCTGGTGGCGGTGCCCAACTCGCTGACCGCGGCGCAGACCATCGACGAGGTGCGGCGGCAGGCGCAGGAGGTGTCGGAGATCTACGTGGTCTTCGTGGTGGACCGCACCGGGCTGCTCGAAGGCTATCTTCCGCTCCAGACGCTGGTTACCGCGCCGCCCGACGCGCCCGTCGACGAGCTGGTGCTCCCGCCCGTGGCCACGGTCCTCCCCGACATCGATCAGGGCGAGGTGGCGCGTATCCTCTCGCGCTACAACCTCTCCGTCGTGCCGGTGGTGGACGAGCGGGGGCGGCTGCTGGGCGG from Longimicrobium sp. carries:
- a CDS encoding formyltransferase family protein: MKRRVVVVTRGGVQVARMLARLDARGARPAAVLVYVDGPARTGAPGAIRRALRWARRRLRAWRAARELRGAATVSVTGPLNGARMVRDLRSLAPDVLLLAGCGVVGDEILAVPREGTVNVHPALLPWIRGNGPVENSVLRAVPPGCTAHRVDAGIDTGPIISRRLVRLAGGETLGDLRRAAGALWVEMAAEIAAAAAAGPLPAGTPQHERHPLCRAVTDPAALAAAEAAAAAGAPKIVFDRWAARCDPGDLSLAPDALAPGPTDLHPAGTPAR
- the rlmN gene encoding 23S rRNA (adenine(2503)-C(2))-methyltransferase RlmN, yielding MTVTATIKPDLAGLLPEDAEAMLKQHFAERGQAKYRAGQVAKWLYERLASGFDEMTDLPAAEREALKEKFELSSPAVAKLSRSVDGTAKHLWRLKDGELIESVLIPTPSRLTLCISSQAGCAMACSFCATGWAGYRRQLGAGEIVSQYRGARRWARENGYGEISNIVFMGMGEPLMNPKSLFPTLAILNRGYGVGARRITVSTVGVVPGILQMAEMPEQYRLAVSLHAPNHELRQKLIPLEKKYPLPVLLDALRKFDEAGGKRITFEYVMIDGVTDLPGLAEELAGVIGEFNAFVNLIPFNPIPGTDWQPSKRARLTEFVDVLEARGIPAAVRESRGRDIAAACGQLRAEATEGRKPVQMGSI
- a CDS encoding PTS sugar transporter subunit IIA is translated as MLLTELLTPERVKVPLAARTKDAVLEELVGVLAAAGVVADPAAVLRAVHRREDELTTAIGGGVAIPHGKVDGVGELVVAAGVASAPIDFAALDGQPVRLFFLLVGPESAAGAHVKALSRISRLVRRDDLRERLNAAATADEFMAVVAESESA
- a CDS encoding VanZ family protein, with protein sequence MKRIAARWLPAALWAALIFFLSSRQTLPEPPGPLGWDKLQHALGYAAGGFLLARAAGVRGRGMWIAIALGLLYGASDEVHQVFVPGRNSDVHDWLADATGVLAGVFIQRFFTLRRGRGGNGAAHRTAEASAT
- the aspS gene encoding aspartate--tRNA ligase, which codes for MSFENPTSYRSSLAGSLRAGDAGNAVTLAGWVHRRRDLGGLCFVDLRDREGLAQVSFDPAWTPPEVLEEARRLGPEDVIQVEGTVFPRIAGQHNEDLPTGDVEVRATGLTVLTRAEPLPIQVFYGAKDELPSEDLRLRYRSLDLRRPELQHAIRIRHQAAAAARQFLNAQGFLEIETPLLTKPTPEGARDFLVPSRNWPGEFYALPQSPQLYKQLLMVSGFDRYYQIARCLRDEDLRADRQPEFTQIDMEMAFADAEDVFRVGEELMAAVLREVGGIEIPTPFPRLTYAQAMARYGSDKPDLRFDLPIVDVTAVLQGADFRLFQATQGTAQRIRGIRVPGGARLSRKELDELQEVAKRGGAAGALWVKRGEDGLGGQFARALDDSARDAFYSAVGMESGDLFVAVVGEFRVGDPEAVGPVVGSTGGSAPVVEETHEVRAGLEPALDELRRHLARKLDLVDTTRQAWLWVTEFPLFGWDADANRLVSEHHPFTRPHPDDIPLILEAAREGTPSAEAARALYRRPVRSLAYDAVWNGMEMSSGSVRIHEPELQGAIFRTLGIGAEEAQTKFGFLLEAFRYGAPPHAGVAFGFDRLVMLLAGGQSLRDVIAFPKTASARALFENAPTPVADEQLREVNIRSAAT
- a CDS encoding PhoH family protein, producing MPDQAVQHRIPVEGADPLALSGVNDQNLTELGRLAGLRVFLRDDHLLLSGPLEGVERAVPVAQHMIELARRGVPVGTDDVHRLFDTARQDGGGGLERLADAGRVVVPGPKKTISAKSEGQAKYLAAIEDNDIVVGIGPAGTGKTYLAVAMAVDALFKKRVKRIILARPAVEAGENLGFLPGDLQEKIDPYLRPLYDALEDMIPHDRLRRAMESRAIEIAPLAYMRGRTLQDAFVILDEAQNATNAQMKMFLTRLGLNSKAVITGDKTQIDLPRREDSGLLEIEQVLKGIPGIAFAYMKGTDVIRHRLVKEIIKAYAAHSGHEPEAGEA
- a CDS encoding HDIG domain-containing metalloprotein, with the translated sequence MPTGERPPVDRRAVPRDPGEPHHPRRRRTRLLHHATRAAIFLAAAAAIYLLFPSGASPGPVVLERGVVAPADVIARIPFQIPKTEEELRHEQDEAARGVPPVYDYAAQAADSLAGAIRGFFAAAAQAAALPVPERDAAVRAVLARSGVPTTLGGIEVLSDSARRTALQVATERAVREQLPRGIAAGSPGRSGISAVRVRGIAGGERLLPADSLVTADEFFRAAQTYLPADAGADAAELQRLLLVRWFQPSLAVNQGATEAARARARSAVDRVKSRVLAGEKIVGAREQVGEREEERLRAYQAALSASGGGERARPTPARAAGSILYNLLLLSIVALLLRYSRLHLYRDLRSVAFVALLVVVVAALAATIARLDLPPELIPVPFAAMLIAVLWGGRLALPVALVLALLLGGQAPFLGVAVPFTAAIGGAAAAFGVRVAQRRVQTWIVVGMIATAFAAAALSVGLLRGWTLHEIGWSALWGAVNATGSSLLAVGFLPVAEWFTRVTTNQTLQELADPKHPLLQRLQMEAPGTYAHTISVANLAEAVCTAIGANALLARVGVYYHDIGKVVKPQYFIENQPRGRNPHDKLKPAMSAAIVRSHVVEGMKLAEQHKLPDAVKAFIAQHHGTQPISFFLQQAKESDPNCRVEARDFAYGGPKPQTRETAVVMIADSVESAARAMQDPSPERIRELVERIVNAKIAAGQLDQSPLTLKEIATAKEVLARALGSMYHHRVDYPAEKNGGGDSAPPAPPAPSAASEPAASAR
- the ybeY gene encoding rRNA maturation RNase YbeY, with protein sequence MNEIEVEVSVGEGVTPPVQPERVGAAVRHVLAAEGLAAAEISVALVGDEEIATLNQDYLQHEGPTDVISFALHEDGDPPLGDVYVGVDQAVRQAAEFGATPAEEVLRLAIHGTLHVLGYDHPIDAGRTESEMFARQEELLRAFLDGARE
- the mgtE gene encoding magnesium transporter — its product is MADAQDERAALEPIRALLERGDEARAHELLTALHPSDLADLLEGLDDDERMRVLVSLADRPALAAEALAEMEPDEHPEDSLAALGSEQMADIIAELADDDAADIIGDMDPDDQVRALAALPRAEAGEIRELMGYDEESAGGIMTTELVAVPNSLTAAQTIDEVRRQAQEVSEIYVVFVVDRTGLLEGYLPLQTLVTAPPDAPVDELVLPPVATVLPDIDQGEVARILSRYNLSVVPVVDERGRLLGGVTFDDVIDVVEAEATRDILALGGTSEDEELRGGWWGAVRTRFPWLLLNLGTAFLAAAVYTPFRNTLEKLPLIAAWTTIVAGMGGNGASQALAVTVRRLALQGAAAGGRRGIVSKELLVGLANGLGNGIVAGTIAALFATYWMHAGPMLGVVVMAAMWGNLVIAGVAGGLVPLVLERMGVDPAISSSVVVTTFTDMGGFFLTLYLATVMLL